In Chryseobacterium lactis, a single genomic region encodes these proteins:
- a CDS encoding Crp/Fnr family transcriptional regulator, with product MHESLINYIQRHSAQSLSEADIEFIKSVFIPKKIRKRQYFLQAGEVCKYSAFIVKGAMRQYSVDEKGVEHVVRLSLEDWWVVDRESFTMLIPSAFNIDAWEDTEVLLVSKADSVELMKIPAFNEMARVLDDKHSFSSQKRINAFISQSAEQRYIDFLTTYPAFLQRFPQHLVASYLGITKETLSRIRTQMVRK from the coding sequence ATGCATGAATCATTGATCAATTATATTCAACGACATTCGGCGCAGTCACTATCAGAAGCTGATATTGAATTTATCAAATCTGTTTTCATTCCGAAAAAGATAAGGAAAAGACAGTATTTTTTGCAGGCAGGTGAAGTGTGCAAATATTCAGCATTTATTGTTAAAGGTGCAATGAGGCAATACAGTGTGGATGAGAAAGGAGTGGAGCACGTTGTGCGGTTGTCTCTGGAAGATTGGTGGGTGGTTGATCGTGAAAGCTTTACAATGTTGATCCCTTCTGCCTTTAATATTGATGCCTGGGAAGATACTGAGGTATTGCTAGTTTCCAAAGCAGACTCTGTAGAACTGATGAAGATTCCTGCCTTCAACGAAATGGCCAGAGTTTTAGATGATAAGCATTCTTTTTCCTCTCAAAAAAGGATCAATGCCTTTATCAGTCAATCAGCAGAACAGCGATATATTGATTTTTTAACAACTTATCCAGCTTTTCTACAGCGGTTTCCGCAGCATTTGGTTGCATCCTATCTGGGGATTACCAAGGAAACGCTAAGCAGAATCCGGACGCAGATGGTCAGAAAGTGA
- a CDS encoding pirin family protein, which yields MEKQINFAIHGHRADVGEYTIYRLLPNRFFDAVGPFVFLDHAAPVVHEPDGPLKKANGSGAHPHRGIATLTYVLSGEADHFDSAGHHAKVYSGGAQWMKAGTGIIHDESMNPDPETQDYTTHALQFWVNLPSKNKAEEPQYIPVQANEVSRMELADSSGWMRVISGEYGTMKSKIPTYLKQFIYHVHLEAGKELVLDIEKGLELAVFLPLNKAIINENQYPEGQFLYFDQEAGSVKMKSLSDSATDIILFGGLHYDEPIAAQGPFVMNTMEEIGVAYNDFYAGKYGKINYSVE from the coding sequence ATGGAAAAACAAATCAATTTTGCCATACACGGACACAGAGCTGATGTAGGCGAGTATACCATTTACAGATTATTGCCTAACAGGTTTTTTGATGCAGTAGGCCCTTTCGTATTTCTGGACCATGCGGCTCCCGTTGTCCACGAGCCTGATGGGCCTTTAAAAAAAGCCAATGGAAGCGGTGCGCATCCGCATCGGGGTATTGCTACCTTAACCTATGTACTGAGCGGAGAAGCGGATCATTTTGACAGTGCAGGGCATCATGCCAAGGTATATTCAGGTGGTGCCCAATGGATGAAGGCCGGAACGGGGATTATCCATGATGAATCTATGAATCCAGACCCTGAAACACAGGATTATACTACCCATGCCTTACAATTTTGGGTAAATCTTCCCAGCAAGAATAAGGCAGAAGAACCTCAATATATTCCTGTACAGGCAAATGAGGTATCCAGGATGGAATTAGCCGATAGCAGCGGGTGGATGAGGGTTATATCAGGAGAATACGGAACCATGAAATCAAAGATCCCCACTTATCTGAAACAGTTTATCTATCATGTTCATCTTGAAGCCGGAAAAGAATTAGTCCTTGATATTGAAAAAGGATTGGAACTGGCGGTGTTTTTACCTCTTAACAAAGCCATCATCAATGAAAATCAGTATCCTGAAGGGCAGTTCCTTTACTTTGACCAGGAAGCTGGCAGTGTAAAAATGAAAAGTCTTTCAGACTCCGCTACAGATATTATACTTTTCGGTGGGCTCCATTATGATGAACCGATTGCTGCACAAGGTCCCTTTGTAATGAATACCATGGAGGAAATAGGAGTGGCTTATAATGATTTTTATGCTGGTAAATACGGTAAGATCAACTATAGTGTAGAATAA
- a CDS encoding response regulator transcription factor gives MKILVADDHPLTLNGTVSYLTNLGYNVVSACSNGTAALNYIQIYLPDVAVLDLNMPGLDGLEVAKKVMENKWRTKVIILTMHNEIGVLNKAKEFEVDGYILKEKAAPDLERCMKEIALGKKYYSGTLLQNYTIEHTDDLGKINLLTLSERKIIELIAGQKTSKQIAELLFLSEKTVEGHRTRIIEKLGILKEKNALLIWAIQNYKKPL, from the coding sequence ATGAAAATTCTAGTTGCAGACGATCATCCTTTAACCCTGAATGGAACTGTTTCTTACCTTACCAATTTGGGATATAACGTAGTGAGTGCCTGTTCTAATGGAACTGCAGCACTTAATTACATTCAGATTTATTTGCCGGATGTAGCTGTTTTAGATTTAAATATGCCGGGTTTGGACGGATTGGAAGTGGCCAAAAAAGTAATGGAAAATAAATGGCGTACTAAAGTGATCATCCTTACCATGCACAATGAAATCGGCGTTCTGAACAAAGCAAAAGAATTTGAAGTAGATGGTTATATTTTAAAAGAAAAAGCGGCTCCTGATTTGGAAAGATGTATGAAAGAAATTGCTTTAGGAAAGAAATATTATTCCGGGACATTACTTCAAAATTACACGATAGAACACACTGATGACCTCGGCAAAATCAATCTATTAACCCTTTCTGAAAGAAAAATAATAGAATTAATAGCCGGTCAAAAAACCAGTAAGCAAATTGCAGAACTTCTTTTCCTATCCGAAAAAACAGTAGAAGGACACCGTACCAGAATTATAGAAAAACTGGGTATTCTCAAAGAAAAAAATGCATTACTGATCTGGGCTATACAGAATTATAAGAAACCCTTGTAG
- a CDS encoding AraC family transcriptional regulator, protein MKQVIKIPESPDIVSAKENSLKFDDYSVLQHSFQGKEEKGMMYMENHALLFVLEGHSTLSLGEDQYEVGKNEMTLLRKATGVLYERHGNLENNGKYCEMMFSISEDMISTFLATTEKIIPKGTNGKIRTGVHRMSECLITFTDSLRVYFDDSQGVYSGQLRLKMTEMLYHLGIGNDGLFQELLQLRKPVQKEIQHIVEQYYTSSISMEDLASLSGRSISSFKRDFKAIYNMAPAAWIRKKRLDKAREMLESTQLPVAEICFSLGFENISHFSRIFKEYHGQAPTFYRTSL, encoded by the coding sequence ATGAAGCAAGTAATTAAAATACCTGAAAGCCCGGATATTGTCTCTGCAAAGGAAAATAGTTTGAAATTTGATGACTATTCTGTACTGCAGCATAGCTTTCAAGGGAAGGAAGAAAAAGGGATGATGTATATGGAGAACCATGCGCTGCTCTTCGTTCTGGAAGGACATTCAACGCTTTCACTCGGTGAGGATCAATACGAGGTAGGGAAAAATGAAATGACGCTGCTCAGGAAGGCGACGGGTGTTCTGTATGAAAGGCATGGAAACCTTGAAAATAATGGAAAATATTGCGAAATGATGTTCAGCATCAGCGAAGATATGATCAGTACTTTTTTAGCAACTACCGAAAAAATAATTCCAAAAGGTACAAATGGAAAAATCCGGACAGGGGTACACCGTATGAGCGAATGCCTTATTACCTTCACGGATTCACTTCGTGTTTATTTTGACGATTCCCAGGGCGTCTATTCAGGGCAGCTGCGATTGAAGATGACGGAAATGCTCTATCATTTGGGGATAGGAAATGATGGTTTGTTTCAGGAATTATTGCAGTTGCGTAAACCTGTACAGAAAGAAATTCAGCACATCGTAGAACAATACTATACCTCATCCATTTCTATGGAGGATCTTGCCTCTCTTTCGGGAAGAAGTATTTCCAGTTTCAAAAGGGATTTCAAAGCTATTTATAATATGGCACCGGCAGCCTGGATCAGGAAAAAACGTCTGGATAAGGCCAGAGAGATGCTCGAATCAACTCAACTACCTGTAGCGGAGATCTGTTTCTCACTTGGTTTTGAAAATATCTCCCATTTTTCACGAATTTTCAAAGAATATCATGGGCAGGCACCCACATTTTACAGAACTTCACTTTAA
- a CDS encoding YceI family protein, with product METTTATLTKWIIDPMHSQIGFKVKHLMFTNVRGIFDEYDANIHTVGNDFTTVRINVRINTASINTSDERRDEHLRSADFFDVENFSEMTFTSTSYEKTKKNGNYSLFGDLTIKGITKRIRLEMESGGIIKDPWGNEKAVFNITGRISRRDWGLNWNAALEAGGVLVSEDVWINCEVQLTRDTETK from the coding sequence ATGGAAACGACAACTGCAACGTTGACAAAATGGATCATTGATCCGATGCATAGCCAGATAGGTTTCAAGGTAAAGCATCTGATGTTTACCAATGTAAGAGGAATATTCGATGAATATGATGCTAATATTCACACCGTCGGAAATGACTTTACCACAGTCAGGATCAACGTCCGCATCAATACTGCATCTATTAATACCAGCGATGAGCGGAGAGATGAACATCTTAGAAGCGCTGATTTCTTTGATGTGGAAAATTTTAGCGAAATGACCTTTACCAGCACTTCCTATGAAAAGACAAAAAAGAATGGAAATTACAGTTTATTTGGTGATCTGACAATAAAGGGGATTACAAAGCGGATCCGTTTGGAAATGGAATCGGGAGGTATCATTAAAGATCCATGGGGTAACGAGAAAGCGGTATTCAATATTACAGGACGAATCAGCAGAAGAGACTGGGGGCTCAATTGGAATGCAGCACTCGAAGCCGGTGGAGTACTGGTAAGCGAAGATGTCTGGATCAATTGCGAAGTTCAGCTGACAAGAGATACAGAAACAAAATAA
- a CDS encoding DUF2911 domain-containing protein, whose amino-acid sequence MKTMIKSATMLFAAMTISVNAFAQDTKKPASPPATATGKIKDATITIAYSSPSVKGRTIWGGLEAYDKVWRAGANEATTFETDKDITVQGKKLPAGKYSFFLIPKASGTWTAIFNKEPKQWGAYKYEEAKDALRVDVKTKALPATQETLVYKINSNGFTMDWDKISVPVEIK is encoded by the coding sequence ATGAAAACAATGATTAAATCTGCTACTATGCTTTTTGCTGCAATGACAATTTCAGTGAATGCCTTTGCTCAGGACACTAAAAAACCTGCCAGCCCTCCGGCTACAGCAACGGGAAAAATTAAAGATGCAACCATTACGATAGCTTATAGCAGCCCTTCTGTTAAAGGACGTACCATCTGGGGTGGGTTAGAAGCTTATGATAAAGTTTGGCGTGCAGGGGCTAATGAAGCAACAACTTTTGAAACGGATAAAGATATAACCGTTCAAGGTAAAAAACTGCCTGCAGGTAAATACAGCTTTTTCTTAATTCCTAAGGCATCCGGAACCTGGACTGCCATTTTTAACAAAGAGCCAAAACAATGGGGCGCCTATAAATACGAAGAAGCTAAAGATGCTTTACGTGTTGATGTAAAAACAAAAGCTTTACCGGCAACACAGGAAACCTTAGTGTATAAAATAAACAGTAATGGATTCACAATGGATTGGGATAAAATCTCAGTTCCTGTAGAAATAAAATAA
- a CDS encoding Atu2307/SP_0267 family LLM class monooxygenase, with amino-acid sequence MEIGIDSFIATGAYEGPLNPKENQEAMETLLARIEFADKAGLHVFGLGEHHRKEFLDEAPAVILAAAAARTKNIRLTSAVTVLSAADPVRVFQEYATLDIISGGRAEIVAGRGSFVDAYPLFGLNLNEYDALFAEKIELLLTLRNQETVSWKGKFRPSLHEQPIYPRPLQESLPIWIGVGGTPESFVRAGTLGVPLMVAIIGGETHRFKPLIDLYYEAGRKAGHSPDQLKVGLHSLGYVADTTELAKDEYFPGYQEMMGKMGKERGWSTPTRAQFEAQAGLTGAYVVGSPEEVAAKILRHSKALGGISRFTFQMDNPGLTKEQVYRSIELIGSKVIPLLKESEKA; translated from the coding sequence GGAATTGACAGCTTTATAGCTACAGGCGCTTATGAAGGTCCTCTTAATCCAAAAGAGAATCAGGAAGCAATGGAAACCTTGCTCGCCAGAATTGAGTTTGCTGACAAGGCGGGGCTTCATGTATTTGGACTGGGAGAACATCACAGGAAGGAATTTCTGGATGAGGCACCAGCAGTTATATTAGCAGCCGCCGCAGCCCGTACCAAAAATATACGTCTCACCAGTGCCGTAACCGTACTGAGTGCAGCAGATCCTGTACGCGTTTTCCAGGAGTATGCTACACTGGATATCATATCCGGAGGCCGAGCGGAAATTGTTGCGGGACGAGGCTCTTTTGTAGATGCTTACCCTTTATTCGGACTGAATCTCAACGAATATGATGCTCTCTTTGCTGAGAAAATAGAATTATTGTTAACACTCCGCAATCAGGAAACAGTATCCTGGAAAGGCAAATTCCGTCCTTCTCTACATGAACAACCGATATATCCCCGTCCTTTACAGGAATCACTTCCTATATGGATTGGAGTGGGTGGAACTCCGGAGTCTTTTGTACGTGCCGGCACCTTAGGTGTGCCCCTCATGGTGGCTATCATTGGTGGGGAAACCCATCGTTTCAAACCTTTGATCGACTTGTATTATGAAGCAGGAAGAAAGGCCGGTCATTCTCCTGATCAATTGAAGGTAGGCTTACACTCTTTGGGCTATGTAGCGGATACCACCGAACTGGCAAAGGATGAATATTTCCCTGGATATCAGGAAATGATGGGAAAGATGGGCAAAGAAAGAGGGTGGTCAACTCCTACACGTGCTCAGTTTGAGGCTCAGGCCGGATTAACCGGTGCTTATGTAGTGGGTAGCCCTGAGGAAGTAGCTGCAAAAATCCTTCGTCACAGCAAGGCCTTGGGAGGAATTTCAAGGTTTACCTTCCAGATGGACAACCCCGGGCTAACCAAAGAACAGGTATATAGATCCATTGAGCTTATCGGTTCGAAAGTTATTCCATTACTGAAGGAATCCGAAAAAGCTTAA
- a CDS encoding LamG-like jellyroll fold domain-containing protein has translation MKRKVLLTPLKLNFQKIWLASFFIIFQFGFSQQGSALDFDGVNDYVNCGNILPASYTKEAWIYVKSLSTQNNIISGGDSDAQHAFWIPNSSGKLTAGHNGAWFSVEDSVPLSINTWYHVAVTYDAATTTLKLYKNGELVDTNTDVDPVDGGNMVRLGAFNNAANSFTGTMDEVRIWNRALSPGEIASHMNCELLGPEAGLIAYYKFNQGIANANNASVTTLQDSSGNNYNGTLNGFALNGTSSNWVGNSVINTGTICSTLNVSSVEKTKFKLFPNPATNKLFLRSEQPILHVEVINFLGQTVIKQEINSVEAEINLSSLTPASYWVKVKTKQDLETIKVIKK, from the coding sequence ATGAAAAGAAAAGTACTTTTAACGCCTTTGAAACTGAATTTTCAAAAAATCTGGTTGGCCTCTTTTTTTATTATTTTCCAATTTGGATTTTCTCAGCAAGGATCAGCGCTGGATTTTGATGGCGTAAACGACTATGTAAATTGTGGGAACATTTTACCTGCAAGTTATACCAAAGAAGCGTGGATCTATGTGAAAAGTCTAAGCACCCAAAACAACATTATCTCTGGTGGTGATTCAGATGCACAGCACGCTTTCTGGATACCCAATAGTTCCGGTAAACTTACTGCGGGGCATAATGGCGCTTGGTTCAGCGTAGAAGACTCTGTCCCATTGTCTATCAATACCTGGTATCATGTTGCCGTAACTTATGATGCTGCTACTACCACACTGAAATTGTACAAAAATGGAGAATTGGTAGATACTAATACTGATGTTGATCCGGTTGATGGGGGAAATATGGTTAGATTAGGCGCTTTTAATAATGCTGCCAATAGTTTTACAGGAACTATGGATGAAGTAAGAATCTGGAATAGAGCTTTGTCTCCCGGTGAAATAGCAAGCCATATGAACTGTGAGTTGCTAGGTCCTGAAGCAGGATTAATTGCGTATTATAAATTTAATCAGGGTATCGCTAATGCGAATAATGCCTCCGTAACAACTTTGCAAGATAGTAGTGGAAATAATTATAATGGAACTCTTAATGGTTTTGCTTTAAACGGAACCTCCTCTAACTGGGTCGGTAATAGTGTTATAAATACCGGAACTATTTGTTCTACTTTAAATGTATCCTCAGTAGAAAAAACGAAATTTAAACTCTTTCCCAACCCTGCTACAAACAAGTTGTTCCTGAGATCCGAACAACCCATTTTACATGTTGAAGTAATTAACTTTCTAGGACAGACTGTTATAAAACAAGAAATAAATAGCGTTGAAGCAGAAATTAATTTGTCATCTCTTACTCCAGCATCTTATTGGGTTAAAGTAAAAACTAAACAAGATCTTGAAACCATAAAAGTCATTAAAAAATAA
- a CDS encoding nuclear transport factor 2 family protein, which translates to MATSEKNTVQDYVAIKAVLENYTEGLRNGNIEQLKQSFHTDAIMYGYWDEFLVEGSITNLYDSVEKHGIAPNIKVNIDVLHKTNDIALARIGYENNAAGKDGVDYHSLIKVNEEWKIVSKLFQTLS; encoded by the coding sequence ATGGCAACGTCAGAAAAAAATACTGTTCAGGATTATGTAGCAATAAAAGCAGTTCTGGAAAACTACACAGAAGGATTGAGAAACGGCAATATTGAACAACTGAAACAATCATTCCATACCGATGCTATCATGTATGGGTATTGGGATGAGTTCCTTGTGGAGGGAAGCATCACTAATTTATATGATTCAGTGGAAAAGCACGGAATAGCACCAAACATTAAGGTGAACATTGATGTGCTTCATAAAACGAATGATATTGCTCTGGCACGTATAGGATATGAAAACAATGCAGCAGGGAAGGATGGGGTTGATTATCATTCATTGATCAAGGTTAATGAAGAATGGAAAATTGTATCCAAATTATTTCAGACACTAAGTTAA
- a CDS encoding isochorismatase family protein — translation MYTKSKYIWYAEDSVLILIDFQEEVMDFIHDKDRKLVELNAITVAKMAVKLDIPVILSTVAVKMGVGTPTIAALKEALPGIEEIDRTSMDAWEDETLVNAVKATGKKKLVMAGIVTSTCLTFGALHALSEGYDVMFIEDAVGDKSKEEHENAVRRLIQAGAVPTSSIALTAEWFRDWASPIAQHAREIYPPFLTESAKLRGQPLPAWAKENGA, via the coding sequence ATGTACACAAAATCAAAATACATCTGGTACGCCGAGGACTCTGTTCTGATCCTTATTGACTTCCAGGAAGAAGTAATGGACTTTATTCATGATAAAGATCGAAAATTGGTAGAATTGAACGCTATTACTGTAGCAAAAATGGCTGTAAAACTAGATATCCCAGTAATTTTAAGTACCGTGGCAGTAAAAATGGGTGTTGGTACTCCAACAATAGCAGCACTTAAAGAGGCACTTCCGGGAATAGAGGAAATCGACAGAACATCGATGGATGCCTGGGAAGACGAAACGCTGGTGAATGCAGTTAAGGCCACCGGAAAAAAGAAACTTGTGATGGCAGGAATCGTTACTTCCACCTGCCTGACATTTGGAGCACTGCACGCTCTTTCCGAAGGTTATGATGTCATGTTCATAGAAGATGCGGTAGGCGATAAATCAAAAGAAGAGCATGAAAATGCTGTTCGCAGACTTATCCAGGCGGGTGCAGTTCCCACTTCCAGCATTGCACTTACCGCAGAATGGTTCCGGGATTGGGCTTCGCCCATAGCGCAACATGCCAGAGAGATTTATCCTCCATTCCTCACTGAATCCGCTAAATTGAGAGGACAGCCACTACCAGCATGGGCAAAGGAAAATGGTGCATAA
- a CDS encoding tetratricopeptide repeat-containing sensor histidine kinase — MPAIKKIIFLFITFFTLSCREKKENFYFEKVTPPKEEPTKVWLRKNENYNADKEHYLKVFLDYYHSKMAQSNYSDASKILDLVTTKFVYFYDFDSRLTQVVKEFDEKYRSELPPLKTIYIDSYYGNLEFDRDHLNKAKDYFLKITALEPVDYKSCYKIARAYYDLSYTYFVLGDLKNSIEANEKSRNYSIRIRDQESIASVESNYVNIYKANGSFQKAIASADEVIKISKETGNTYDYFMGKYNKCSVYGFFNKHQLKNEYIHETYKEYIASQYDNDVLLLCISDYEIEAFIEENKLNEAQIVLDRIKPVAEKNTSQNWQKDYLATLALYQINKDVKTSNTKYIEHSLPNLLEHKNYERANLFFTVLLEKAIQSRDPDKVVFYSNEVYRTKDSLSSAKSKLINLELAAKYETKEKEQEIKLQQETIINKNAVIVALILVFITLLLAIIIYYLKQKQKKLSLEKERSLQFTKNLLDKTEEERKRIASDLHDSVSHELLSLKHSFEVSQLQLNEKVDSIINDIRAISRNLHPVLFEKIGLEASLEQFIERIQNTHRFMITSEINYQNGLTTEKELQIYRIVQEAVSNIIKYADAIAAKVILTENKDTVILEIIDNGKGFNVKETLEKKDAFGLHNMIERSKAIGGQAHITSTDKGTKIVVQIKK, encoded by the coding sequence ATGCCTGCGATTAAGAAAATCATATTCTTATTCATTACTTTTTTCACATTATCATGTAGAGAAAAAAAGGAAAATTTTTATTTTGAAAAAGTAACTCCGCCAAAAGAAGAGCCTACAAAAGTTTGGTTAAGAAAAAATGAAAACTATAACGCAGATAAAGAACATTACCTGAAAGTTTTTTTGGACTACTATCACAGTAAAATGGCTCAAAGTAATTATTCGGACGCTTCCAAAATTCTGGATTTAGTGACTACAAAATTTGTTTATTTTTATGATTTTGACTCTCGTCTTACCCAAGTTGTAAAAGAATTTGATGAAAAATATAGGAGTGAACTACCACCATTAAAAACAATTTACATTGATAGTTATTATGGCAATTTAGAATTTGACAGAGACCATCTCAATAAGGCTAAGGATTACTTTTTAAAAATTACAGCTTTAGAGCCGGTTGATTACAAAAGTTGTTACAAAATAGCTCGTGCTTATTATGATTTATCATATACTTATTTTGTTTTAGGGGATCTAAAAAACAGCATAGAAGCGAATGAAAAATCAAGAAACTACTCCATCAGAATCAGAGATCAGGAAAGTATAGCTTCTGTAGAATCGAATTATGTCAATATTTACAAAGCAAACGGTTCTTTTCAGAAGGCAATCGCAAGTGCGGATGAAGTGATAAAGATCTCTAAAGAAACCGGGAACACCTATGATTATTTTATGGGCAAATATAACAAATGTTCAGTTTATGGCTTTTTTAATAAGCATCAGTTAAAAAATGAATACATCCACGAAACTTACAAAGAATATATAGCCAGCCAATATGATAATGATGTACTTCTGCTCTGTATCTCTGATTACGAAATAGAAGCTTTCATTGAAGAAAATAAATTAAACGAAGCCCAAATAGTTTTAGACAGGATAAAGCCTGTTGCAGAAAAAAATACCTCTCAAAATTGGCAAAAGGATTACCTGGCGACTTTGGCTTTATATCAAATCAATAAAGATGTTAAAACGAGTAACACAAAATATATAGAACATTCACTACCCAATTTGCTTGAGCATAAAAACTACGAAAGAGCCAACCTGTTTTTCACTGTTTTATTGGAAAAAGCAATTCAAAGCAGAGATCCGGACAAGGTTGTTTTTTATAGTAATGAAGTTTACCGTACAAAGGATAGCTTATCGAGCGCCAAAAGTAAGCTGATCAATTTAGAACTTGCAGCAAAATATGAAACGAAAGAAAAAGAACAGGAAATTAAACTCCAACAAGAAACTATTATCAATAAAAATGCTGTTATTGTGGCTTTAATACTCGTTTTTATTACCTTGTTATTGGCAATTATTATTTATTATTTAAAACAAAAACAGAAGAAATTGTCTTTAGAAAAAGAACGATCATTACAGTTTACCAAAAACCTTCTGGATAAAACCGAGGAAGAACGCAAAAGAATTGCCTCTGACCTCCATGATAGTGTGAGCCATGAGCTATTATCGCTTAAGCATTCGTTTGAGGTAAGCCAACTTCAATTAAACGAAAAGGTGGATAGCATTATTAATGACATCAGAGCCATCAGCAGAAATTTACATCCTGTTCTTTTTGAAAAAATAGGACTCGAAGCCAGTTTGGAGCAATTCATAGAACGTATCCAAAATACACATCGTTTTATGATCACCTCCGAAATCAATTATCAAAATGGCCTCACGACTGAAAAAGAATTACAAATCTATAGAATTGTGCAGGAAGCTGTTTCAAATATTATAAAATACGCAGATGCTATCGCAGCAAAAGTAATTTTAACTGAGAATAAAGACACCGTTATTTTAGAAATTATTGATAATGGAAAAGGTTTTAATGTAAAGGAAACGCTGGAAAAAAAGGATGCTTTCGGTTTACACAATATGATAGAAAGAAGCAAAGCAATTGGTGGACAAGCCCATATCACGTCAACTGATAAAGGCACAAAAATAGTAGTTCAAATAAAAAAATAA